The DNA sequence ACCGTAAAGGGGTAGATGGCGTTCTTCTTGCACAAGACTTTTTTGATTTTCAAGAACGGGAACGGATGCCTATCGGAATAGTAGCCGATGTGGTCGCCGAAGGGGCCTTCGGGCTTTAAATCCGGCTGGAGTTCGCCCAGAATGCAAAAGTCCGCGTCGCTCGAAACCAGGTAGCCGTCGTGAATAAAGTAACGGAACCGCCTGCCGCCGAGCATGCCAGCAAACAGAAGTTCGCTCAGGTTTTCGGGCATGGGCATGACGGCTGCAACCGTCTGCGCGGGCGTCCCTCCGATAAAGATGCTGACCTTGAGCGGTCTGCCTTCTTCAATGGCCTTCTGGTGGTGTCTAGCGATGTCGCGCTTGATTTGGTAATGCAGGCCGCATTCGTCGCTGGCGTAATCGTTTCCTGAAATCTGCACGCGGTACATGCCCACATTCGTCGTCATGACCGAGGCGTTCTCGGCGGGGCGAGTCGCCACCTGCGGAAGCGTGACGAAGGCGCCTCCGTCTTCAGGCCAGCAAACGAGCTGCGGCAAGTCTGAAAGCTTGCATTCCTTAAAATCCTTAAGTTTTCCGCTCTTTTTCGGGAGCGAATGCAGGCCTGTGCGGGCTGCCCTCAAAAGTTTGGCGGGCGAGGCGTGCTTAAAGAATTCAACCGGGTTCGACTTGAACAGGACCGCTGTCTGGGTCCCTTTCAGGGTGTCGCGGAACAGGTAATCGAGCCTCTCCTGAGAACCGAAAATATTGCAGACGGCTCTGAAGGGGCTCCCTTTTACATGCTCAAAAAGAATGGCCGGACCATTATTCTCAAAAACTTGGCGCGCGATTTCGGGCATTTCCAGGTACGGATCTACTTCACGCTGAATGCGTTTGAGCATGCCAGCTCGTTCAAGATCCAGCAGTGCCTGTTCCAAGTTTTTGTACATGGAATTCTCGCTGCTATCCGGCGGTAGCGGATTGGTCGATGGCGTTGAACCCTTGGGTCTGTTTCTTGCTTTCGATAGCGGCGAGGGCGTCGCGGGTGTCCTTGCGGCTAGCGATTGCGTAAACAATCGAAGCGCGGTCCATTACTTTGGCGAAGACTTCTTCCGGAAATTCATTGAACCCCTGGAACGAGAATTCGTCGTAGCAGGCGGTCAAATTGCCTTCGTCAGTGAACATGTGGCTCGCATTAAAACCGCGGAAAGGTCCCTTGTCCAAGCGGACCATGATTTTCCCGTTATTGATAGCACTGATGCGGCCTGTCCAGCTGATCTTGCGGAAACCGACCATTACCGTGTAACGGACTGTTTCACCAGCTTCGATAGCCTGGGGCAACGTGTAATGAATAACGGGTACTTTTCCGATAGTCACGTTCATGGGCGCATAGCGCATGGTCTCCAGCAAATTTGCCAGAGTATATTCCTGCCATGAAGTTTGACTGTATTGAACCATATCTAATAATTTAGCAAAAGAATTTTCAAATGGAGTGCAGTAAAAAAATAAATTACGCTTTTTATTGCACTTTGTTAAAATTCAAAATCGACTGCGCGACGTTCAGTCACGACCTTCTTGACGAAGGAAACGATTGCCAAATGTTCCGGATGGTTCTGGTAAATGTCGAGGGCTGCCTTGGTGTGGAATGTTGTATCAAGTGCGATATCGTATTCCACGTCTCCGTTACCTAGTTCGGCCTTGTTAAAGTTCAAACCCGATTCAATGCTCAAGAGTCCAGGAATCTTTCCAGCCAAGGCGTGGAAAGCGTCGACCATCTTCTGGCCGTTTTCTTTTGCGGTAGCACCTTCGGCTTCGCTCTTCAATTTCCAAAAAACAATGTGACGGATCATGCGTTCCTCTTTTGGTTATAAATTTGTTTGTACAGGTCCAATTGCCTCTTAAAGCAATCGTTCCAGCTGAATTTTTCGGCGTAGGTTCGGGCGTTAGCCTTCTTTTGGCTTAAATCCGAACGGTAAAGTTCTACAATGGCATCTGCCAGGGCTTCGGGCGTGCGCTTTCTTAAAATGACGCCTGCGCCGGAGTTCTGCACATGCTCGGCGGCTGCACCGGTACTTGCCCCAATCAGGGCGTTTCCGCAGGCCATGCTTTCGAGAATCGAAAGGCCGAAGGTTTCCCAGCCCGAAAGGGCGAGCCCAAGGTCTACGCTGGCGTAATGCCTTGCCATTTCATCGATAGACGAAATAAAACCGGCGTACTGAATGTGAGAATGCTGCTGGACGGCTTCTTCCACTTGCGGCAGGTACGGGCCTGTGCCTGCAAAAACGAGAGCCGGTTCACATCCAAGCTTTTCTGCAATCAGGGGGTAGGCGCCCAGCAAAAGTTCAATTCCTTTTTCTTCGCAAAAACGGTGCGGGAAGAATATGGTGAGGCGTTCCGGCCTTCCGGCTTTCAGTTGCAAAACAAGCTTTTCGTCTCGCTTTTCGGGCGAAAACATCTTGATGTCGCAACCCAGCGGAATCCAGTGGGATTTCGGCAAGTGATTCTTTTCGAGTCGCTTCAGGACTTCGTCGCAAGAAACCTGGATGCCGTCAAAATGCTTGAATTCCTGCTTGGCGTACCAGAAGGCGACCTTCTTGGCCAAAATGCCTAGCGTGCGGCCAAACTTATTCGCAACCGGGCGTTGCACGTAGGTAATAGGAAAGTCGGCGTGCCAGAAGCTCAAAAGAATCGCTTCGGGCACAACCTTCTTGGCCACGTGACGCACCACAGTCGGCAAAATATAGGGCGAACCGACTTCAATCACTTGAGGCTTGTATTTTTCAAGCACGGGCCTAATCTGCGAAGGCCTCCACATAAAGCGGTATTCCCACTTGCCCGGGAATCGGTACGCTTCCACGTGCTCAATAATGAGTCCTTTGCTCTTTTGCTCGGTGTAAGTCTTGGAATCCGGCATCACGAAAACGGACAGGACTTCTTCCTGACTTTCGTAAAAAGCCATTTTCTGCAAATGGTAGCGACGGACGCCGCCGCCAGAAGGACTCCAGAAGTTGTTGAAATCGACAATCGTGAACATTATTCGAGCTCGGCTTCTTCTTGCATGCGGTTCGAAGCCGGGTCAATCGAAAGCGTTCCCTGGTAAAGCTGGTTGTTACCGAGGCGTTTGGAATCGACTGTCAAGAACATGTTGCCACCCTTGGATTCGAGCCAGTAGATAGCGTCGGAATCGCGCAGGTAGGCGCGCGGGCCCACGAGTCCCTTTTCGGAATCGACGAGTTCGCCGCCCAAGAACATCGGAATGTCCAGAGCCTTGTACAGGTCGAGAATCGCCGAGGAACGTCTTTCGTGAATGTCCGAAAGGTCGGCGTGGTCAGCGACCTTCAAGTGGTCAATGCCGTCAATGATGACGACCAGGTTCCCGTGTTCCCTGATTTCTTCTTTCAGGTTCTGGAGAAGTACGATATTGTTAAAGTCGTTCTGGTCGTCCCAAATTTCAAGGCGGTTGTTGCGCACGAATGCCATCAAATCGCGTGTCGCTTCCAGAATCTTCTGGTTCACGGCTTCGTCTTCGCTCTGCTTGCGAACGGTCAACACCGATTCGCCAATGAGCATGGCCACGAGCCTGTCAAAGATCTGGCGGCGGGGCGTTTCAAGGGCGATGTAAATCAGCTTGAGGTTGGGATTGCTTTGGATCATGTCCAAGGCAAGGCTCGAAAGGAGCGTGGTCTTGAGACCGAACGGTTTCGAAGACACATAGAAACAGCCGGACTGGATACC is a window from the uncultured Fibrobacter sp. genome containing:
- a CDS encoding Dabb family protein — protein: MIRHIVFWKLKSEAEGATAKENGQKMVDAFHALAGKIPGLLSIESGLNFNKAELGNGDVEYDIALDTTFHTKAALDIYQNHPEHLAIVSFVKKVVTERRAVDFEF
- a CDS encoding glycosyltransferase; the encoded protein is MFTIVDFNNFWSPSGGGVRRYHLQKMAFYESQEEVLSVFVMPDSKTYTEQKSKGLIIEHVEAYRFPGKWEYRFMWRPSQIRPVLEKYKPQVIEVGSPYILPTVVRHVAKKVVPEAILLSFWHADFPITYVQRPVANKFGRTLGILAKKVAFWYAKQEFKHFDGIQVSCDEVLKRLEKNHLPKSHWIPLGCDIKMFSPEKRDEKLVLQLKAGRPERLTIFFPHRFCEEKGIELLLGAYPLIAEKLGCEPALVFAGTGPYLPQVEEAVQQHSHIQYAGFISSIDEMARHYASVDLGLALSGWETFGLSILESMACGNALIGASTGAAAEHVQNSGAGVILRKRTPEALADAIVELYRSDLSQKKANARTYAEKFSWNDCFKRQLDLYKQIYNQKRNA